In Desulfobotulus mexicanus, one genomic interval encodes:
- a CDS encoding efflux transporter outer membrane subunit, translated as MNSMKERLFIRLHTGAGPYRRGALLLGGFSLWQKPFVPFLFSAFFCLLVFCTGCALKDPEPLESPPVLPESWSAGMVMDGELPENDWWRSFRSRGLEGLLEEALSASPDLTMAVERVMQAESQLRITGASLFPSLNLSGGSSWRRNWASGGKTASSESTNLSMGASYEVDVWGKVAADMRASGALLHMAEYDRDAVRLSLMAGVASGYFQVLALEERLQISRSNLAIARRVLAFVESRHRHGSATELDLKRQQSAVLSQESTLLSLEEQYRQQRSALAILVGRQPQSFDPGTEAFREIIIPQVTAYMPSELLLRRPDIARAEAQLAASAASVTIAKTAFLPSFQLSGSGGLASTALVSLASPDGSLSLSAAIAQTIFDGGRRKNQVAAAESRLREQVESYRKSILTALKEVEDGLNRADFSGRQMSLQQAIEEKAARSLVLAELRYREGADDLLTLLEAQRSLFQAKDQMVQLRLGRLDAALDLYRVLGGGWERGGGEIYQGL; from the coding sequence ATGAATAGCATGAAAGAAAGACTGTTTATCCGGCTCCATACGGGAGCTGGCCCATATCGTAGAGGGGCTTTGCTCCTTGGCGGGTTCAGCCTGTGGCAAAAGCCTTTTGTCCCCTTTTTGTTTTCTGCGTTTTTCTGTCTTCTGGTTTTTTGTACAGGATGTGCGCTCAAAGACCCGGAGCCTCTGGAATCTCCCCCTGTCCTGCCGGAAAGCTGGTCTGCAGGCATGGTTATGGATGGGGAGCTTCCGGAGAATGACTGGTGGCGCAGTTTCCGGTCAAGGGGGCTGGAAGGGCTTCTGGAGGAGGCCCTTTCCGCCTCTCCGGATCTGACCATGGCTGTGGAGCGGGTGATGCAGGCGGAAAGCCAGCTTCGCATCACCGGAGCCTCCCTCTTCCCTTCCCTGAACCTCAGCGGTGGAAGTTCATGGCGCAGAAACTGGGCTTCCGGAGGTAAAACGGCTTCCTCAGAATCCACAAACCTTTCCATGGGAGCCAGCTATGAGGTGGATGTCTGGGGAAAGGTTGCCGCTGACATGCGCGCTTCCGGTGCCCTTCTCCATATGGCCGAATATGACCGGGATGCTGTTCGCTTAAGCCTCATGGCAGGAGTGGCCTCCGGATATTTTCAGGTGCTGGCCCTGGAGGAGCGTCTGCAGATCAGCCGCAGCAATCTGGCCATTGCCAGAAGGGTACTGGCCTTTGTGGAGTCCCGGCACAGGCACGGCAGTGCGACGGAACTGGATCTGAAGCGGCAGCAGTCTGCGGTGCTGAGTCAGGAATCCACCCTTTTATCCCTGGAAGAGCAGTACCGTCAGCAGCGTTCCGCCCTTGCCATTCTGGTGGGGCGTCAGCCCCAGTCCTTTGATCCGGGTACGGAAGCATTCCGCGAAATAATCATTCCGCAGGTGACGGCCTACATGCCATCGGAGCTTCTTCTGCGCAGGCCGGATATTGCAAGGGCCGAGGCCCAGCTTGCGGCATCGGCGGCCAGTGTAACCATTGCAAAGACGGCCTTTCTGCCTTCTTTCCAGCTTTCCGGTTCCGGAGGGCTGGCCAGTACGGCCCTTGTATCCCTTGCCAGTCCCGATGGCAGCCTGAGCCTTTCCGCAGCCATTGCCCAGACAATTTTTGACGGCGGACGCCGGAAAAATCAGGTTGCCGCAGCCGAATCCCGGCTCAGGGAGCAGGTGGAAAGCTATCGAAAAAGTATTCTTACGGCTTTAAAGGAAGTGGAAGACGGACTGAACCGGGCGGATTTTTCCGGTCGTCAGATGTCTTTGCAGCAAGCCATAGAGGAGAAGGCGGCCCGGAGCCTCGTGCTGGCGGAGCTGCGTTACCGGGAAGGCGCGGATGATCTCCTGACCCTGCTGGAAGCCCAGCGCAGTCTTTTTCAGGCCAAGGATCAGATGGTGCAGCTCCGGCTGGGCAGGCTTGATGCGGCGCTGGATCTTTACAGGGTACTGGGTGGAGGGTGGGAGAGGGGGGGCGGAGAGATTTATCAGGGGCTTTAA
- a CDS encoding type II toxin-antitoxin system RelE family toxin, whose translation MVWQIEFDKAAMKELSKAEPQIQRRMIAFLRDKVAQNPKAFGAPLQSNLSGLWKFRMGDYRIIAELWEEKTSSVSPKVGQAF comes from the coding sequence TTGGTTTGGCAGATTGAATTTGACAAAGCGGCTATGAAAGAACTTTCTAAAGCTGAGCCACAGATTCAAAGGCGCATGATCGCTTTTCTCAGGGATAAAGTGGCGCAAAACCCGAAAGCCTTTGGTGCGCCACTTCAAAGCAATCTGTCTGGATTGTGGAAGTTCAGAATGGGAGACTACCGGATCATAGCAGAATTATGGGAAGAAAAAACCTCTTCGGTCTCACCCAAGGTTGGACAGGCCTTTTAA
- a CDS encoding TonB-dependent receptor domain-containing protein, with the protein MLLPCSQRQKSYKKTKGKENKSVFPWKIARTLGLGLTLTAFAFSASAMEKEKEDAAIAMSEVTVIGTRIATDVQKYPGSVTVLGEEDLKSSSTAIEAMTSIPGVTTGGDSGRGMGQQFNIRGFGYQSEDRVIILQDGVRRSASLFSNQISTFRSDNDLLKRMEVVKGASSGVHGSGAIGGVVEMGTKDAYDFMVPGQNYGMTTKFRYEDNNYREGYVAFAAAPEDQKYEMLIYGKKGQHGDRTLAKAYDAGNGTSSKKVDNDEDLRVLFIKGGYNFTDASKLTLSYYDFSQDSEVTWQSLYHSSYSTITGPVIGTLSQRDMIANFTHNPHHSPWLDFGATVYRADSSYDRGFDSFDAKGEKDKLDYENKDERWGLRLRNQMHFSALTASNRLLVGADFEKREEDAIHVRNGNVSDFGSMPNTYEDMGYYAHLESSFFDDILVLQASGRFDSFDRKVKGGGKAYSGDHFSPRIGFSARLFEGFHLLGNYSESFRAPTPHETSSEGPLNRHYWYLPNADLKPEIAKEFEGGFSYTRRNILTYEDRFRFKAMYFDGKIEDMIKLTPDHDGPRAENHPMNDNASYATYKNIDSVSREGYELSASYDAFRAGFSASFSHLNMTDDATGKKAPQAFADKVTFNAYARPLHSLKVSTTVHHWLKPDQNPETIESRGETFWYVRDSYTQANFLAAWTPEIRSMNLFAKDLEILVGVNNAFNQEYINARDVETTSRVGKGRNIFASLSTKF; encoded by the coding sequence ATGCTTTTACCATGCAGTCAAAGACAAAAAAGTTATAAAAAGACAAAGGGGAAAGAAAACAAATCTGTCTTTCCATGGAAGATCGCCCGGACACTGGGGCTGGGGCTCACCCTCACAGCCTTTGCCTTCAGTGCATCGGCCATGGAAAAGGAAAAAGAAGATGCAGCCATTGCCATGTCCGAAGTGACGGTCATCGGTACCCGCATTGCAACGGATGTGCAGAAATATCCCGGCTCCGTTACGGTTCTGGGGGAAGAGGACTTGAAAAGCTCCAGCACAGCCATTGAAGCCATGACCTCCATCCCCGGTGTCACCACAGGTGGAGACTCCGGCAGGGGCATGGGACAGCAGTTCAATATTCGCGGTTTTGGCTATCAGTCCGAAGACAGGGTCATTATTCTTCAGGATGGAGTCAGACGGTCCGCCTCCCTTTTTTCCAATCAGATATCCACCTTCCGCTCGGACAATGATCTTTTAAAGAGGATGGAAGTGGTCAAAGGCGCATCCTCCGGGGTACACGGCAGCGGTGCCATCGGCGGTGTGGTGGAAATGGGCACCAAAGATGCCTATGATTTCATGGTTCCAGGCCAGAACTATGGCATGACCACAAAATTCCGCTATGAAGACAACAACTACAGGGAAGGTTATGTGGCCTTTGCCGCAGCACCGGAAGACCAGAAATATGAGATGCTGATTTACGGTAAAAAAGGTCAGCATGGGGACAGAACCCTTGCCAAGGCATACGATGCCGGAAATGGTACAAGCTCAAAAAAAGTGGATAACGATGAGGATCTCAGGGTTCTTTTCATCAAGGGGGGCTACAATTTTACCGATGCCTCAAAACTGACCCTTTCCTATTATGATTTTTCCCAGGACTCGGAAGTAACCTGGCAGAGCCTTTACCATTCCTCATACAGCACCATAACCGGACCTGTCATCGGTACTCTGAGCCAGAGGGATATGATAGCCAACTTCACCCATAATCCCCACCATTCTCCATGGCTGGATTTCGGTGCAACGGTGTACAGGGCTGATTCCAGCTACGACAGGGGCTTTGACTCCTTTGATGCCAAAGGGGAAAAGGATAAACTGGATTATGAAAACAAGGATGAGCGCTGGGGCCTGCGCCTTCGCAACCAGATGCACTTTTCTGCCCTGACGGCCAGCAACCGCCTACTTGTGGGAGCAGATTTTGAAAAAAGGGAAGAAGATGCCATTCATGTAAGAAATGGCAACGTCAGTGATTTTGGCTCCATGCCCAATACCTATGAAGACATGGGTTATTACGCCCATCTGGAGTCCTCATTTTTTGATGACATTCTTGTACTGCAGGCCAGCGGCCGTTTTGACAGCTTTGACCGCAAGGTAAAGGGAGGAGGCAAGGCATACTCCGGAGATCACTTTTCTCCAAGGATAGGGTTCAGTGCCCGCCTTTTTGAAGGCTTCCATCTTCTGGGTAACTACTCCGAATCCTTCCGTGCTCCCACACCCCATGAAACCTCCTCCGAAGGCCCCCTCAACCGCCATTACTGGTATCTGCCCAATGCGGACCTTAAACCGGAAATTGCAAAGGAATTTGAAGGCGGTTTTTCCTATACCCGCAGAAATATCCTTACGTATGAAGACCGGTTCCGCTTCAAAGCCATGTATTTTGACGGTAAAATTGAGGATATGATCAAGCTTACACCGGATCATGACGGACCCAGAGCAGAAAATCACCCTATGAATGATAATGCGTCTTATGCCACATATAAGAACATCGACAGCGTTTCCCGCGAGGGGTACGAGCTTTCAGCATCCTATGATGCCTTCCGGGCAGGCTTCAGTGCCAGCTTCTCCCATCTCAACATGACCGATGATGCCACGGGCAAAAAAGCCCCCCAGGCCTTTGCCGATAAAGTCACCTTCAATGCCTATGCAAGGCCCCTTCACAGCCTTAAGGTCAGCACCACCGTTCATCACTGGCTCAAGCCGGACCAGAACCCTGAAACCATTGAAAGCAGAGGCGAAACTTTCTGGTATGTCAGAGACAGCTACACCCAGGCCAACTTCCTTGCCGCATGGACTCCGGAAATCCGCTCCATGAATCTTTTTGCAAAGGATCTGGAAATACTTGTGGGTGTAAACAATGCCTTTAATCAGGAGTATATCAATGCCAGAGATGTGGAAACCACTTCCCGTGTGGGTAAAGGCCGGAATATTTTCGCCAGTCTGAGCACAAAATTTTAA
- the relB gene encoding type II toxin-antitoxin system RelB family antitoxin, whose amino-acid sequence MPRLREINNPVMLGVRIPAELNARLDTLSEETGRNKSFYVREALSEYIADMEDIYLAEKRLEDLRAGHSSTMTLEEVEKALGLAD is encoded by the coding sequence ATGCCAAGATTAAGAGAAATCAATAACCCGGTTATGCTTGGGGTAAGAATTCCAGCGGAGTTAAATGCCCGACTGGACACGCTTTCAGAGGAAACAGGACGCAACAAATCCTTTTATGTTCGTGAGGCCCTTTCTGAATACATAGCTGACATGGAAGACATCTATCTTGCGGAAAAACGCCTTGAGGACTTGAGGGCTGGCCACAGTTCCACCATGACCCTGGAAGAAGTGGAGAAGGCCCTTGGTTTGGCAGATTGA
- a CDS encoding ABC transporter permease gives MRLLGELSERGHTLILITHEKEVAAHAHRIIEIRDGHILSDPGSVPGAAAMPERVISGEESSFLSELAEATLTALRSLKSNIFRTILTLLGIVIGVASVIALMGIGDGARQAVVERISSMGSNLLTVRPGAPNMRGRGDIATLVWDDVRAIGELDNVLAAVPEQSGSVTLRYGRMDHRAEINGTSWNYVVARTWNPSRGTFFTAEDEAAYATVAVLGQTVAEALFPGADPLGEYILINSIPFQVTGVMAPMGAGFGGRDQDDVVFVPYTTGSLRITGQRHLRNITVAVKDVKRMDETQNAVHALLLARHGVEDFQIRNMASLIESVSETQNTLTILLASIAAISLLVGGIGVMNIMLVSVTERTREIGIRMATGARMRNIMQQFLIEALVVSTMGGLIGVGAGLGVAAVIAALGTPVQYTSAPVLLAFGCAFATGLVFGYLPARKAAGLDPVVALASE, from the coding sequence ATGCGTCTTCTGGGCGAGCTTTCGGAACGGGGCCATACCCTGATTCTCATTACCCATGAAAAGGAAGTAGCCGCCCATGCCCATCGCATCATTGAGATCCGTGACGGTCATATTCTCTCGGATCCCGGCTCCGTGCCCGGAGCCGCAGCCATGCCGGAGAGGGTTATCAGTGGTGAAGAAAGCTCTTTTTTGTCAGAACTTGCGGAAGCAACCCTCACAGCGCTGCGTTCCCTGAAAAGCAATATTTTCCGGACCATTCTCACCCTTCTGGGTATTGTCATCGGTGTGGCTTCCGTCATTGCCCTGATGGGTATCGGTGATGGTGCAAGGCAGGCTGTGGTGGAGCGGATCAGTTCCATGGGCAGCAACCTGCTCACCGTACGGCCGGGGGCTCCCAACATGCGGGGCCGGGGGGATATTGCCACACTGGTATGGGATGATGTCCGTGCCATTGGCGAGCTGGACAATGTGCTGGCCGCCGTGCCGGAACAGTCCGGCTCCGTGACCCTGCGGTATGGCCGTATGGATCACAGGGCGGAAATCAACGGAACCTCATGGAACTATGTGGTGGCAAGAACATGGAATCCTTCCCGTGGCACCTTTTTTACGGCTGAAGACGAGGCGGCCTATGCCACCGTTGCCGTGCTGGGCCAGACCGTTGCCGAGGCCCTTTTCCCCGGTGCCGATCCTTTGGGGGAATATATACTCATCAACAGTATCCCCTTTCAGGTAACCGGGGTGATGGCGCCCATGGGGGCCGGTTTTGGTGGCAGGGATCAGGATGATGTGGTTTTTGTACCGTATACCACGGGCAGCCTGAGGATTACGGGGCAGCGACATCTGCGGAATATCACAGTGGCGGTAAAGGATGTGAAACGAATGGATGAAACCCAGAATGCGGTACATGCCCTTCTCCTTGCCCGCCACGGTGTGGAAGATTTCCAGATCCGGAACATGGCTTCTCTCATTGAGTCCGTTTCCGAAACCCAGAACACCCTGACCATTCTGCTGGCTTCCATTGCCGCCATTTCCCTTCTGGTGGGCGGCATCGGTGTGATGAACATTATGCTGGTCAGTGTGACGGAGCGGACCCGTGAAATCGGTATCCGCATGGCCACAGGGGCCAGAATGCGGAATATCATGCAGCAGTTTCTCATTGAGGCGCTGGTGGTTTCCACCATGGGAGGACTCATCGGCGTGGGTGCGGGCCTTGGCGTGGCGGCTGTGATTGCGGCTCTGGGTACGCCCGTTCAGTATACCTCCGCACCGGTACTGCTGGCCTTTGGCTGCGCCTTTGCAACGGGTCTTGTTTTCGGATATCTCCCTGCCCGCAAGGCAGCAGGGCTGGATCCGGTTGTGGCACTGGCTTCGGAATGA
- a CDS encoding AAA family ATPase, translated as MRARLVQSTVETLVKAGQPLYLWGPPGIGKSDVVKQAAAAMDRDLVDIRALLLDPVDLRGLPRIEKDGRTSWSPPDFLPTCGRGILFLDELNAAPPLVQAACYQLVLDRRIGDYRLPDGWSVVAAGNRETDRSVTHRMPSALANRFTHIDFEVRIEDWVEWAIQEGIAPEVIAFLRFRPTLLHYFDPTRNEKAFPTPRSWAFVSRILDATEDEEILNALVAGTVGAGAAAEFTGYLAVCRELPSAENLLSNPDTWKLPAEDPALLYALCELLASHASGETFSAITRIASKLPVEFAVLLIRDAIRKDTSLVDTQEFILWAENHAEIFV; from the coding sequence ATGAGAGCCCGTCTGGTACAGAGCACCGTAGAAACCCTTGTAAAAGCAGGTCAGCCCCTTTATCTCTGGGGGCCTCCGGGAATAGGAAAAAGCGATGTTGTAAAACAGGCAGCCGCAGCCATGGACCGGGACCTTGTGGATATTCGTGCCCTGCTTCTGGATCCCGTGGATCTTCGGGGGCTGCCCCGCATAGAAAAGGATGGCCGGACCTCATGGTCGCCCCCTGATTTTCTGCCCACATGCGGCAGGGGCATTCTTTTTCTGGATGAACTGAATGCGGCCCCGCCTCTGGTACAGGCCGCCTGCTATCAACTGGTTCTGGACCGTCGCATCGGAGATTACAGATTACCCGATGGCTGGTCTGTGGTGGCTGCGGGCAATCGGGAGACGGATCGCTCCGTCACCCATCGCATGCCTTCGGCCCTGGCCAACCGCTTTACCCACATAGATTTTGAGGTTCGCATTGAAGACTGGGTGGAATGGGCCATTCAGGAGGGGATAGCACCGGAAGTCATTGCTTTTCTGCGTTTCAGGCCGACCCTTTTGCATTATTTTGATCCTACCCGCAACGAAAAAGCCTTTCCCACCCCCAGATCATGGGCCTTTGTCTCAAGAATTCTGGATGCAACGGAAGATGAGGAAATCCTGAACGCCCTTGTGGCCGGAACCGTGGGTGCCGGAGCTGCTGCAGAGTTTACGGGTTATCTTGCCGTATGCAGGGAACTGCCTTCGGCTGAAAATCTGCTGAGCAACCCGGATACCTGGAAGCTGCCTGCGGAAGACCCGGCCCTTCTCTATGCCCTCTGCGAACTTCTGGCCAGCCATGCATCAGGCGAAACTTTTTCAGCCATCACCCGTATTGCATCAAAGCTTCCCGTTGAATTTGCCGTACTTCTGATAAGGGATGCCATCAGAAAGGATACCAGCCTTGTGGATACCCAGGAATTTATCCTGTGGGCGGAAAACCATGCGGAGATTTTTGTCTGA
- a CDS encoding L-lactate MFS transporter: MEARYEEAKLPNRWLVVAGSLLMQLSLGAIYTWSLFNKPLVEAFGWTPGDTVFTFSLTLACFSVAVIFAGRLQDKIGPRKVAIAGGILTGLGVALASFATHIYVLYLTYGVIAGIGIGAAYVTPLATCVKWFPEKRGLITGLILAALGVGGMVFKPIILIFIGNFGVSQAFLYLGCIYGVLLLLGATALVVPPKGYRPPGWTPPAAQGGAAPTGSRNFKPLQAMRTPQFYMLVIWMFFGSAAALMIISVAANIGMTMIGLSLAAAGNAVVTISLFNACGRLGWGFISDKYGRKPSILANFILLSLAMFYMALIPMNYVGFLIATCIVGFCFGGLAAMLPTITAEWFGLANVGNNYGAIFIFYGIAALTAPRLSIAIGFEKAFLVAGIACAIGALVAVFAKAPGTVEEPVAGEVMQAKVSRAS; the protein is encoded by the coding sequence ATGGAAGCACGGTATGAAGAAGCAAAACTTCCCAATCGCTGGCTGGTTGTGGCGGGTTCACTGCTCATGCAGCTGAGTCTCGGCGCCATTTACACCTGGAGCCTTTTCAATAAACCGTTGGTGGAAGCCTTTGGCTGGACGCCGGGGGATACGGTTTTCACCTTTTCCCTGACCCTGGCCTGCTTTTCCGTTGCAGTCATTTTTGCAGGCAGGCTACAGGATAAAATCGGTCCGAGAAAGGTTGCCATTGCAGGGGGGATCCTCACGGGTCTCGGCGTTGCCCTGGCAAGCTTTGCCACCCATATCTATGTTCTTTACCTCACCTATGGAGTCATTGCGGGCATTGGCATAGGCGCAGCTTACGTGACCCCCCTTGCCACCTGCGTGAAGTGGTTTCCCGAAAAGCGAGGTCTCATCACAGGGTTGATCCTTGCGGCTCTGGGGGTGGGTGGCATGGTATTTAAACCCATCATTCTCATCTTCATTGGAAACTTTGGCGTATCCCAGGCCTTTCTTTACCTGGGATGTATCTATGGTGTTCTTCTCTTGCTTGGCGCCACGGCTCTCGTGGTTCCGCCCAAAGGGTACAGACCCCCGGGATGGACGCCCCCCGCAGCTCAGGGTGGAGCCGCTCCTACGGGATCCCGCAATTTCAAACCTCTCCAGGCCATGCGGACCCCGCAGTTTTACATGCTGGTCATCTGGATGTTTTTTGGCAGCGCTGCAGCCCTCATGATCATCAGCGTGGCCGCGAACATTGGTATGACCATGATCGGCCTCAGTCTTGCGGCTGCGGGCAATGCCGTGGTGACCATCTCCCTTTTCAATGCCTGCGGTCGCCTGGGCTGGGGATTCATTTCGGATAAATACGGAAGAAAACCTTCCATTCTGGCGAACTTTATCCTTCTCAGTCTGGCCATGTTCTACATGGCCTTGATTCCCATGAACTATGTGGGCTTTCTCATTGCCACCTGCATCGTGGGATTCTGCTTCGGCGGCCTTGCAGCCATGCTGCCCACCATCACGGCAGAATGGTTCGGTCTTGCCAATGTGGGCAACAATTATGGCGCAATCTTTATCTTTTACGGCATCGCAGCGCTGACGGCCCCAAGGCTTTCCATCGCCATTGGTTTTGAAAAGGCCTTCCTTGTGGCGGGTATTGCCTGCGCCATCGGCGCTTTGGTGGCTGTCTTTGCCAAGGCTCCGGGAACTGTGGAAGAACCTGTGGCTGGAGAGGTTATGCAGGCAAAGGTATCCAGGGCCTCCTAA